In Microbacterium cremeum, a genomic segment contains:
- a CDS encoding adenylate/guanylate cyclase domain-containing protein, whose product MSARSTRGAAPAHWVGTPHARTRAGLSIYSILLIMLLSVSVLSSIVVGIIGYVNGTEALRAIAYEKLVEIRENRSREVGQLFASIENAVRLSALNDTSKAAARAFADGFTQLQDEELDAEASVALDEYYRDVFAAQLADATGEDVDGAAFAPRGAAERYLQVHYVTPFETWEEAILSDGAGDGSAWTEAHRRYHPYYRAMTKLQDFEDVLMIDTQGNVVYTAFKGVDLGTNLFDGPYRLSNLAQAYREAMDRNIIGDVVIADFAAYGPSLGTPAGWAVTPISDGGEVLGALAVELPIDRINGVMTVAGEWQVNGLGETGETYLVGEDGYMRSVSRMLQDDPASYASAATAAGLAPAAAALSVHNGNTLLHQEITGGAVTRALAGESGTILERDYLGREALTAYAPLDIDGLGWVIVAQETAEEAMVPVEDFTRNLILSTAGMIIFVCLLSLVLAQVFVRPLRRLKTAAQRIAAGDEGVQVDAGSSDELADVANAFNDMSRSLQVKSHLIAQQEKANEELILSFMPQDMASRYRHGDEAITQDSDDVTVVYADIVGFEELALALSSEEAVARLNDLIRAFDEAAERHGVERVRTTRQSYLASCGLATPRVDNARRAVEFALELDSILERYSAQQGVSLTLRAGLDSGRVTSGLIGRARVVYDMWGDAVNLAYRVQGGTDEPGIYITQRVADRLPDSIPVQPAGEIETQSGGQRVWKVDAPSIVVSEG is encoded by the coding sequence GTGTCGGCACGGTCGACGCGGGGCGCTGCGCCCGCGCATTGGGTCGGGACCCCGCACGCCCGCACGCGGGCGGGACTCTCGATCTACTCGATCCTGCTCATCATGCTCCTGTCGGTGAGCGTGCTCTCGAGCATCGTCGTCGGCATCATCGGATACGTCAACGGCACCGAGGCGCTGCGTGCGATCGCCTACGAGAAGCTCGTCGAGATCCGCGAGAATCGGAGCCGCGAGGTGGGGCAGCTCTTCGCTTCGATCGAGAACGCGGTCCGGCTGAGCGCGCTCAACGACACCAGCAAGGCCGCCGCGCGCGCCTTCGCCGACGGGTTCACGCAGCTGCAGGACGAGGAGCTCGACGCCGAGGCATCCGTCGCGCTCGACGAGTACTATCGCGACGTCTTCGCCGCACAGCTCGCGGACGCCACGGGCGAAGACGTCGACGGTGCGGCGTTCGCGCCGCGCGGCGCCGCCGAGCGCTACCTCCAGGTGCACTACGTGACGCCGTTCGAGACGTGGGAGGAGGCGATCCTCAGCGACGGCGCCGGCGACGGCAGCGCGTGGACCGAGGCTCACCGCCGCTACCACCCGTACTACCGCGCGATGACGAAGCTGCAGGACTTCGAAGACGTCCTGATGATCGACACCCAGGGCAACGTCGTCTACACCGCCTTCAAGGGCGTCGACCTCGGAACGAACCTCTTCGACGGCCCCTACCGCCTTTCGAACCTCGCCCAGGCGTACCGCGAGGCGATGGACCGCAACATCATCGGCGACGTCGTGATCGCCGACTTCGCCGCGTACGGTCCGAGCCTCGGCACCCCGGCGGGGTGGGCGGTGACCCCGATCTCCGACGGCGGCGAGGTGCTCGGCGCGCTCGCGGTCGAGCTGCCGATCGATCGCATCAACGGCGTCATGACCGTCGCCGGAGAGTGGCAGGTCAACGGCCTCGGAGAGACGGGCGAGACGTACCTCGTCGGCGAGGACGGCTACATGCGCTCGGTCTCGCGGATGCTGCAGGACGATCCGGCGTCGTACGCGAGCGCCGCGACGGCAGCGGGCCTCGCGCCGGCGGCCGCGGCGCTCAGCGTGCACAACGGCAACACCCTGCTGCACCAGGAGATCACGGGAGGCGCCGTGACCCGCGCGCTCGCCGGCGAGAGCGGCACGATCCTCGAGCGCGACTACCTGGGCCGCGAGGCCCTCACCGCGTACGCTCCCCTCGACATCGACGGGCTCGGCTGGGTCATCGTGGCGCAGGAGACCGCCGAAGAGGCGATGGTGCCGGTCGAGGACTTCACGCGCAACCTCATCCTCTCGACGGCCGGCATGATCATCTTCGTCTGCCTCCTCTCGCTCGTGCTCGCGCAGGTGTTCGTGCGGCCGCTGCGGCGCCTCAAGACCGCGGCGCAGCGCATCGCGGCCGGCGACGAAGGCGTGCAGGTCGACGCCGGCTCGAGCGACGAGCTCGCCGACGTCGCGAACGCGTTCAACGACATGAGCCGCAGCCTGCAGGTCAAGTCGCACCTCATCGCGCAGCAGGAGAAGGCGAACGAGGAGCTCATCCTCTCGTTCATGCCGCAGGACATGGCCAGCCGCTACCGGCACGGCGACGAGGCGATCACGCAGGACAGCGACGACGTCACCGTCGTGTACGCCGACATCGTCGGGTTCGAAGAGCTCGCGCTGGCGCTGTCGAGCGAGGAGGCGGTCGCGCGCCTCAACGATCTCATCCGCGCCTTCGACGAGGCTGCCGAACGGCACGGCGTCGAGCGGGTGCGGACGACGCGGCAGAGCTACCTCGCCAGCTGCGGGCTCGCGACGCCCCGCGTCGACAACGCCCGCCGGGCGGTGGAGTTCGCCCTCGAGCTCGACTCGATCCTGGAACGGTACTCCGCGCAGCAGGGCGTGTCGCTGACGCTGCGCGCCGGCCTCGACTCGGGCCGGGTCACGAGCGGCCTGATCGGGCGTGCCCGCGTCGTGTACGACATGTGGGGGGATGCCGTGAACCTGGCGTACCGCGTGCAGGGCGGCACCGACGAACCCGGCATCTACATCACGCAGCGCGTCGCCGACCGGCTGCCCGACTCGATCCCGGTGCAGCCTGCCGGAGAGATCGAGACGCAGAGCGGCGGGCAGCGCGTGTGGAAGGTCGATGCCCCCAGCATCGTCGTGAGCGAGGGGTGA
- the infA gene encoding translation initiation factor IF-1, producing MAKKDGVIEIEGVVSEALPNAMFRVELTNGHKVLATISGKMRQNYIRIIPEDRVVVELSPYDLTRGRIVYRYR from the coding sequence ATGGCGAAGAAAGACGGTGTCATCGAGATCGAGGGCGTCGTGTCCGAGGCACTGCCCAATGCGATGTTCCGCGTTGAGCTCACCAACGGACACAAGGTGCTCGCCACGATCTCGGGCAAGATGCGGCAGAACTACATCCGCATCATCCCCGAGGACCGCGTCGTCGTGGAGCTTTCGCCCTACGACCTCACCCGCGGCCGCATCGTCTACCGCTACCGCTAG
- the rpsM gene encoding 30S ribosomal protein S13: protein MARLAGVDIPRDKRVVIALTYIYGVGRTRSNEILKATEIDENVRVKDLSDDQLIALRDYIEGNYKVEGDLRREVAADIRRKVEIGSYEGLRHRRGLPVRGQRTKTNARTRKGPKRTVAGKKKAR from the coding sequence ATGGCACGTCTGGCCGGCGTAGACATCCCGCGCGACAAGCGCGTGGTGATCGCCCTTACCTACATCTACGGCGTTGGCCGTACCCGTTCGAACGAGATCCTCAAGGCGACGGAGATCGACGAGAACGTCCGCGTCAAGGACCTCAGCGATGACCAGCTCATCGCGCTCCGCGACTACATCGAAGGCAACTACAAGGTCGAGGGTGATCTGCGCCGCGAGGTCGCCGCCGACATCCGCCGCAAGGTCGAGATCGGCTCCTACGAGGGTCTGCGTCACCGCCGCGGCCTTCCGGTGCGCGGTCAGCGCACGAAGACGAACGCCCGTACCCGCAAGGGCCCGAAGCGCACCGTCGCCGGCAAGAAGAAGGCGCGCTAA
- the rpsK gene encoding 30S ribosomal protein S11: MAQAKTAARKPRRKEKKNIALGQAHIKSTFNNTIVSITDPSGAVISWASSGGVGFKGSRKSTPYAAGMAAESAARQAQEHGVKKVDVFVKGPGSGRETAIRSLQAAGLEVGSIQDVTPQAHNGCRPPKRRRV, translated from the coding sequence ATGGCACAGGCCAAGACCGCCGCGCGCAAGCCGCGCCGCAAGGAGAAGAAGAACATCGCGCTGGGCCAGGCCCACATCAAGTCGACGTTCAACAACACGATCGTCTCGATCACCGACCCGTCGGGCGCCGTCATCAGCTGGGCGTCGTCGGGTGGCGTGGGCTTCAAGGGCTCGCGCAAGTCGACGCCGTACGCCGCCGGCATGGCCGCGGAGTCCGCTGCCCGCCAGGCGCAGGAGCACGGCGTCAAGAAGGTCGACGTCTTCGTCAAGGGCCCGGGCTCGGGCCGCGAGACCGCGATCCGCTCGCTGCAGGCCGCCGGCCTCGAGGTGGGCTCGATCCAGGACGTGACGCCCCAGGCCCACAACGGCTGCCGTCCCCCCAAGCGCCGCCGCGTCTGA
- a CDS encoding DNA-directed RNA polymerase subunit alpha: protein MLIAQRPTLTEEKVGEFRSRFVIEPLEPGFGYTIGNALRRSLLSSIPGAAVTSIRIDGVLHEFSTIPGVKEDVTEIILNIKQLVVSSERDEPITAYLRKTGAGEVTAADISAPAGVEVHNPELVIATLNDTAKFELELTIERGRGYVSATQNRNEYAEAGQIPIDSIYSPVLKVSYRVEATRAGERTDFDKLVLDVETKSSIAPRDAVASAGRTLTELFGLARELNVEAEGIEIGPAPVETVLSNELSMPIEDLDLSVRSYNCLKREGINTVSELVALSETQLMNIRNFGQKSVDEVRDKLVSLGLSLKDSVPGFDGAHFYGGYDDETV, encoded by the coding sequence GTGCTCATCGCACAGCGTCCCACTCTGACCGAGGAGAAGGTCGGGGAGTTCCGCAGCCGTTTCGTCATCGAGCCGCTGGAGCCCGGCTTCGGCTACACGATCGGCAACGCGCTGCGTCGCAGCCTCCTGTCGTCGATCCCCGGCGCGGCCGTCACGTCGATCCGCATCGACGGCGTCCTCCACGAGTTCAGCACCATCCCGGGTGTGAAGGAGGATGTCACCGAGATCATCCTCAACATCAAGCAGCTCGTCGTCTCGAGCGAGCGCGACGAGCCGATCACCGCCTACCTGCGCAAGACCGGCGCGGGCGAGGTCACGGCCGCCGACATCTCGGCGCCCGCCGGTGTCGAGGTGCACAACCCCGAGCTGGTCATCGCGACGCTCAACGACACCGCGAAGTTCGAGCTCGAGCTCACGATCGAGCGTGGCCGCGGCTACGTGTCGGCGACGCAGAACCGCAACGAGTACGCCGAGGCCGGCCAGATCCCGATCGACTCGATCTACTCGCCGGTGCTCAAGGTCTCGTACCGCGTGGAGGCCACGCGTGCGGGTGAGCGCACCGACTTCGACAAGCTCGTGCTGGACGTCGAGACCAAGTCGTCGATCGCCCCCCGCGACGCCGTCGCATCGGCCGGTCGCACGCTGACCGAGCTGTTCGGCCTGGCCCGTGAGCTCAACGTCGAGGCCGAGGGCATCGAGATCGGCCCCGCGCCGGTCGAGACCGTCCTCTCGAACGAGCTGTCGATGCCCATCGAGGACCTCGACCTGTCGGTCCGCTCGTACAACTGCCTCAAGCGCGAGGGCATCAACACCGTGTCGGAGCTCGTCGCCCTCTCGGAGACGCAGCTCATGAACATCCGCAACTTCGGTCAGAAGTCGGTCGACGAGGTGCGCGACAAGCTCGTCTCGCTCGGCCTGTCGCTGAAGGACTCGGTCCCCGGGTTCGACGGCGCGCACTTCTACGGCGGCTACGACGACGAAACCGTCTGA
- the map gene encoding type I methionyl aminopeptidase, with protein sequence MALRRSIYKSPAQLRAMIEPGLITAAALEAVRELIAPGATTAELDAAASAVITGRGAKSNFQMVRGYRHTICASVNEQVVHGIPGDRALAPGDIVSIDAGAEYKGWNGDSAFTFVVPDETRPDVVAQRRRLSDVTEGSLWAGIAALTTATHLGEIGAAIQDHIEANSPDPSTGSSSAYGILREYVGHGIGRKMHESPSVFNYRVADPGPEVRPGLVLAIEPMVVIGDQATFVEDDGWTVSTVDGSAGSHWEHSVAVHEDGIWVLTAPDGGAAGLAPFGVTPREIA encoded by the coding sequence GTGGCGCTTCGCCGTTCCATCTACAAGTCGCCCGCGCAGTTGCGGGCGATGATCGAGCCCGGCCTGATCACGGCCGCGGCGCTCGAAGCCGTCCGTGAGCTGATCGCACCCGGGGCGACCACCGCCGAGCTCGACGCCGCGGCATCCGCCGTCATCACCGGCCGCGGCGCGAAGTCGAACTTCCAGATGGTGCGCGGGTATCGCCACACGATCTGCGCGTCGGTCAACGAGCAGGTCGTGCACGGCATCCCCGGCGACCGTGCTCTCGCCCCGGGTGACATCGTGTCGATCGACGCGGGCGCGGAGTACAAGGGCTGGAACGGGGACTCGGCGTTCACATTCGTGGTGCCCGACGAGACCCGCCCCGACGTCGTCGCACAGCGCCGGCGGCTCTCGGACGTGACCGAGGGATCGCTGTGGGCGGGGATCGCCGCGCTCACGACCGCGACGCACCTCGGCGAGATCGGCGCCGCCATCCAGGACCACATCGAGGCGAACTCGCCGGATCCCTCGACGGGATCGAGCAGTGCCTACGGCATCCTGCGCGAGTACGTCGGCCACGGCATCGGCCGCAAGATGCACGAGTCGCCGTCGGTGTTCAACTACCGCGTGGCAGATCCCGGGCCCGAAGTGCGCCCGGGTCTCGTGCTGGCGATCGAGCCGATGGTCGTCATCGGCGACCAGGCCACGTTCGTCGAGGACGACGGCTGGACCGTGTCGACGGTCGACGGCAGCGCAGGGTCGCACTGGGAGCACAGCGTCGCGGTGCACGAAGACGGAATCTGGGTGCTCACGGCACCCGACGGCGGAGCTGCGGGCCTGGCCCCGTTCGGGGTGACGCCGCGCGAGATCGCCTGA
- a CDS encoding DsbA family protein has protein sequence MAQGARKVNWFAIWVTVGVVVALVLVAVLVVALNNSSAPKPLPTDVVTPSASNIDAETGAILVGDGEDRLDTYIDFMCPICNQFEQLYGAEIESMVDDGTITLGIHPISILDSQSQGTQFSTRAANAAYCVAEADAEASLPFLQAMFADQPQERTRGLTNSEILEIAAGVGVTGIDSCVNDGTYAGYVTAITAETPVQPGSQGIGTPTVAVNGEVISNSQLPEPGQLATLFE, from the coding sequence ATGGCACAGGGTGCGCGCAAGGTCAACTGGTTCGCGATCTGGGTGACGGTCGGCGTCGTGGTGGCGCTCGTGCTCGTCGCGGTGCTGGTCGTCGCGCTCAACAACTCCTCCGCTCCCAAGCCGCTCCCGACCGACGTCGTGACGCCCTCGGCCTCGAACATCGACGCCGAGACGGGTGCGATCCTCGTCGGCGACGGCGAGGACCGCCTCGACACGTACATCGACTTCATGTGCCCGATCTGCAACCAGTTCGAGCAGTTGTACGGCGCCGAGATCGAGTCGATGGTGGATGACGGCACCATCACCCTCGGCATCCACCCCATCTCGATCCTCGACAGCCAGTCGCAGGGCACGCAGTTCTCGACGCGCGCGGCGAACGCCGCGTACTGCGTGGCGGAGGCGGATGCCGAGGCATCCCTGCCCTTCCTCCAGGCGATGTTCGCCGACCAGCCGCAGGAGCGCACGCGGGGGCTCACGAACAGCGAGATCCTCGAGATCGCCGCGGGAGTCGGGGTGACCGGGATCGACTCGTGCGTCAACGACGGCACCTACGCCGGCTACGTCACCGCGATCACGGCCGAGACTCCGGTGCAGCCGGGCTCGCAGGGTATCGGCACTCCGACCGTCGCCGTCAACGGCGAGGTCATCTCGAACAGCCAACTGCCCGAGCCCGGCCAGCTCGCGACGCTCTTCGAGTAG
- the secY gene encoding preprotein translocase subunit SecY has protein sequence MFSAIARVFRTPDLRRKIAFTLAIIALYRLGAHIPAPFVDFPNVQSCLRESAGTEGLLSLVNLFSGGALLQLSIFALGVMPYITATIIVQLLRVVIPHFETLYKEGQSGQAKLTQYTRYLTIALALLQSTTLVTVARSGQLFGTTGIPECEQLLTNDVWWAQLLMIITMTAGTGLIMWFAELVTERGIGNGMSLLIFTSIAATFPSALWAIAQARGFEVFLLVLAVGVVVVALVVFVEQSQRRIPVQYAKRMVGRRTYGGTNTYIPIKVNMAGVVPVIFASSLLYIPALIAQFNMQPNADNEIPAWVAWIQAYFTNGDHPIYMAVYFLLIVGFTYFYVAITFNPVEVADNMKKYGGFIPGIRAGRPTAEYLDYVLTRITLPGSLYLGLIALLPLIALATVGANQNFPFGGASILIIVGVGLETVKQIDAQLQQRHYEGLLR, from the coding sequence TTGTTCAGCGCCATCGCGCGGGTCTTCCGCACACCCGACCTTCGGCGGAAGATCGCATTCACTCTGGCGATCATCGCCCTGTACCGCCTCGGCGCGCACATTCCGGCGCCGTTCGTCGACTTCCCGAACGTGCAGTCGTGTCTGCGTGAGTCCGCAGGCACTGAAGGCCTGCTGTCGCTGGTCAACCTGTTCTCCGGCGGTGCGCTGCTGCAGCTGTCGATCTTCGCGCTGGGCGTCATGCCCTACATCACCGCGACGATCATCGTGCAGCTGCTGCGCGTGGTCATCCCGCACTTCGAGACCCTCTACAAGGAGGGTCAGTCGGGCCAGGCGAAGCTGACGCAGTACACGCGCTACCTCACGATCGCGCTGGCGCTCCTCCAGTCCACGACGCTGGTCACCGTCGCGCGCAGCGGTCAGCTGTTCGGCACGACGGGCATCCCCGAGTGCGAGCAGCTGCTCACCAACGACGTGTGGTGGGCGCAGCTCCTCATGATCATCACCATGACCGCCGGCACGGGCCTCATCATGTGGTTCGCCGAGCTGGTCACCGAGCGCGGCATCGGCAACGGCATGTCGCTGCTGATCTTCACCTCGATCGCGGCGACGTTCCCGTCCGCGCTGTGGGCGATCGCCCAGGCGCGCGGCTTCGAGGTCTTCCTCCTGGTGCTGGCCGTCGGCGTCGTCGTGGTGGCGCTCGTCGTCTTCGTCGAGCAGTCGCAGCGGCGCATCCCGGTGCAGTACGCCAAGCGCATGGTCGGCCGCCGCACGTACGGCGGGACGAACACCTACATCCCGATCAAGGTCAACATGGCCGGCGTCGTGCCCGTCATCTTCGCGTCGTCGCTGCTGTACATCCCGGCGCTCATCGCGCAGTTCAACATGCAGCCGAACGCCGACAACGAGATCCCCGCGTGGGTCGCGTGGATCCAGGCGTACTTCACGAACGGCGATCACCCGATCTACATGGCGGTGTACTTCCTCCTCATCGTCGGGTTCACCTACTTCTACGTCGCGATCACGTTCAACCCGGTCGAGGTCGCCGACAACATGAAGAAGTACGGCGGCTTCATCCCCGGCATCCGCGCGGGTCGTCCGACCGCCGAGTACCTCGACTACGTGCTCACGCGCATCACGCTGCCGGGCTCGCTGTACCTGGGGCTCATCGCACTGCTGCCGCTCATCGCGCTGGCGACGGTCGGCGCGAACCAGAACTTCCCGTTCGGCGGCGCCTCGATCCTGATCATCGTCGGCGTGGGCCTCGAGACGGTCAAGCAGATCGACGCGCAGCTGCAGCAGCGCCACTACGAAGGGCTGCTCCGATGA
- the rplQ gene encoding 50S ribosomal protein L17 has product MPKPTKGPRLGGGPAHERLLLANLAAALFTHKSIKTTETKAKRLRPLAERLITFAKRGDLHARRRVLSVIGDKTVVHELFTEIAPLVADREGGYTRITKVGNRKGDNAPMAVIELVLEPVNKKPSAKKAAAKTDAAPAAPVEAEETPADETAADDTAAEAGAESQEEGAAAEAAAEEAVEAPAEDKPE; this is encoded by the coding sequence ATGCCCAAGCCCACGAAGGGTCCCCGCCTCGGAGGCGGCCCCGCCCACGAGCGCCTGCTGCTTGCCAACCTCGCCGCCGCGCTGTTCACGCACAAGTCGATCAAGACGACCGAGACTAAGGCCAAGCGCCTGCGTCCGCTCGCCGAGCGCCTGATCACGTTCGCCAAGCGCGGCGACCTGCACGCGCGCCGTCGCGTGCTGTCGGTCATCGGCGACAAGACGGTCGTGCACGAGCTCTTCACCGAGATCGCGCCGCTGGTCGCCGACCGTGAGGGCGGCTACACCCGCATCACGAAGGTCGGCAACCGCAAGGGCGACAACGCCCCGATGGCCGTCATCGAGCTCGTCCTCGAGCCGGTGAACAAGAAGCCGTCGGCCAAGAAGGCTGCCGCCAAGACGGATGCCGCGCCCGCCGCACCGGTTGAGGCCGAGGAGACTCCGGCCGACGAGACCGCCGCCGACGACACCGCCGCCGAGGCCGGCGCGGAGTCGCAGGAGGAGGGCGCCGCCGCTGAGGCTGCCGCCGAGGAGGCCGTCGAGGCCCCCGCCGAGGACAAGCCCGAGTAA
- the rpmJ gene encoding 50S ribosomal protein L36, translated as MKVNPSVKPICDHCKVIRRHGRVMVICKSNPRHKQRQG; from the coding sequence ATGAAGGTCAACCCCTCCGTCAAGCCCATCTGCGACCACTGCAAGGTCATCCGCCGCCACGGCCGCGTGATGGTCATCTGCAAGTCGAACCCGCGCCACAAGCAGCGCCAGGGTTGA
- a CDS encoding adenylate kinase — MTLRQTSHDGARLLIVGPQGSGKGTQGVRIAETFGIPAISTGDVFRAAVAAGTPLGEQVKAIIESGDLVSDELTSAVVRERLSQPDAAGGFLLDGYPRNVAQVMHLDEFLEGRGEAIDSVIELDVPRDESIARLSLRAAEQGRSDDTEDGIANRLAIYERETAPILDVYRTRGVVERIDGVGSLDEITGRIVAALEARGLGRGAAA; from the coding sequence ATGACGCTTCGACAGACCTCGCACGACGGGGCGCGCCTCCTCATCGTCGGTCCCCAGGGCTCGGGCAAGGGCACCCAGGGCGTCCGCATCGCCGAGACCTTCGGCATCCCCGCCATCTCCACCGGCGACGTGTTCCGCGCCGCCGTCGCGGCCGGCACGCCCCTCGGCGAGCAGGTCAAGGCGATCATCGAGTCGGGCGACCTCGTCTCGGACGAGCTGACGAGCGCTGTCGTTCGTGAGCGACTGTCGCAGCCGGACGCGGCGGGAGGCTTCCTGCTCGACGGGTATCCGCGCAATGTCGCCCAGGTGATGCACCTCGACGAGTTCCTCGAGGGGCGCGGCGAGGCCATCGACTCGGTCATCGAGCTCGACGTCCCGCGCGACGAGAGCATCGCGCGGCTCTCGCTGCGCGCCGCCGAGCAGGGGCGCAGCGACGACACCGAGGACGGCATCGCGAACCGCCTGGCGATCTACGAACGCGAGACGGCCCCGATCCTCGACGTCTACCGGACCCGGGGCGTCGTCGAGCGCATCGACGGCGTGGGATCGCTCGACGAGATCACCGGTCGCATCGTCGCGGCGCTCGAGGCTCGCGGTCTCGGCCGCGGTGCCGCCGCGTGA
- a CDS encoding acyltransferase family protein: protein MTSTAPSNRPAARLHGLDGLRAIAVALVVVYHLFPPALLPGGFIGVDVFFVISGFLITSLLLREHDDRGRIRLGRFWIRRARRLLPALVAVVAVCSTLAWLVGGDVLVRLGAQIAGVATFSYNWLSIAGGGGYFAAATPELFRNFWSLAVEEQFYVLWPLVLPVFLFLPRRWLRVAAAAVLAAVSALWMGTLISRGDDLTRAYFGTDTHAFGLLLGVALAFLLAPLLSRPAAADVPAMVHVPGGIDLAPGWHIVLPPSAPRPEATRPRWVDTPMARHVTGAAGVLAVVWIVALASLRPADDVATFPGALLGASLLTAVAIVAGVWPGSWFGRGIDVAPLRWVGDRSYAIYLWHWPLLVLAVAAAQGTAPIAGVPVWIGLCVLAATVAASALSYRFLEMPVRRLGFRAAARAFFRRMKGSPPARLRAVGAAVAGVLVLAGTGAALAAAPEESSGASVVADGRAALDEAERSAGASPSPTPVPAEPVPSPPPALTTDAAPPPPIHVPGDQITAVGDSVMLASAPGLLERLPGIEVDAEVSRSIWAGPGMLESLAQAGRLRPHVVVALGTNGPVNRESLDRMAAVVGPDRDLVLVNAYAPRDWIPGVNADLQAFADAHPNVGVADWSGAIAPHVDLLAGDQVHPGSAGGRIFADTVAAAVDDLAEDRRDRRAQLLRDIHAYFHVDLD, encoded by the coding sequence ATGACGTCGACTGCGCCCTCGAACCGCCCCGCGGCCCGCCTCCACGGGCTGGACGGCCTGCGCGCGATCGCGGTGGCGCTCGTGGTCGTCTACCACCTGTTCCCTCCGGCGCTGCTGCCCGGCGGATTCATCGGCGTCGACGTCTTCTTCGTCATCAGCGGGTTCCTCATCACGAGCCTCCTGCTGCGCGAGCACGACGACCGGGGCCGGATCCGGCTCGGCCGGTTCTGGATCCGGCGAGCACGCCGGCTCCTGCCCGCCCTCGTCGCGGTCGTGGCGGTGTGCTCGACGCTCGCGTGGCTCGTGGGCGGCGACGTGCTGGTGCGGCTCGGCGCGCAGATCGCCGGCGTCGCGACCTTCAGCTACAACTGGCTGTCGATCGCGGGTGGCGGCGGGTACTTCGCCGCGGCCACGCCGGAGCTGTTCCGCAACTTCTGGTCGCTCGCGGTCGAAGAGCAGTTCTACGTGCTGTGGCCGCTCGTGCTGCCGGTGTTCCTCTTCCTCCCGCGCCGGTGGCTGCGGGTCGCCGCGGCCGCGGTGCTCGCCGCGGTCTCGGCGCTGTGGATGGGCACACTGATCTCGCGCGGCGACGATCTCACGCGCGCCTACTTCGGCACCGACACGCACGCCTTCGGGCTGCTGCTCGGCGTCGCGCTGGCGTTCCTGCTCGCGCCGCTGCTCTCGCGCCCCGCGGCCGCCGACGTGCCGGCGATGGTGCATGTCCCGGGCGGAATAGACCTCGCACCGGGCTGGCACATCGTGCTGCCGCCGTCGGCGCCCCGGCCCGAGGCCACGCGGCCGCGCTGGGTCGACACCCCGATGGCGCGCCACGTGACCGGCGCCGCGGGGGTGCTCGCGGTCGTCTGGATCGTCGCACTCGCCTCGCTCCGGCCCGCCGACGACGTCGCGACGTTCCCCGGTGCCCTGCTCGGGGCGAGCCTGCTCACCGCGGTGGCGATCGTGGCGGGGGTCTGGCCGGGATCATGGTTCGGGCGCGGGATCGACGTCGCGCCGCTGCGCTGGGTGGGCGACCGTTCGTACGCGATCTACCTCTGGCATTGGCCGCTCCTCGTGCTCGCCGTCGCCGCCGCCCAGGGCACCGCGCCGATCGCGGGTGTGCCGGTGTGGATCGGCCTGTGCGTCCTGGCGGCGACGGTCGCGGCATCCGCGTTGTCGTATCGCTTCCTCGAGATGCCGGTGCGCCGTCTCGGCTTCCGCGCCGCGGCCCGCGCCTTCTTCCGGCGGATGAAGGGGAGCCCGCCGGCACGCCTGCGCGCGGTCGGCGCAGCCGTGGCCGGCGTGCTGGTGCTGGCGGGCACCGGCGCGGCCCTCGCCGCCGCCCCCGAGGAGTCCAGCGGAGCCTCGGTCGTCGCCGACGGGCGCGCCGCGCTCGACGAGGCCGAGCGCAGTGCCGGCGCGTCGCCGTCCCCGACGCCCGTGCCGGCCGAGCCGGTTCCCTCTCCGCCTCCGGCGCTGACGACGGATGCCGCGCCTCCCCCGCCGATCCACGTGCCGGGCGACCAGATCACGGCGGTAGGCGACTCGGTCATGCTCGCTTCGGCACCCGGGCTGCTCGAGCGGCTCCCCGGGATCGAGGTCGACGCCGAGGTGTCGCGGTCGATCTGGGCGGGACCCGGCATGCTCGAGTCCCTCGCCCAGGCCGGGCGGCTGCGACCGCATGTCGTCGTCGCCCTCGGCACGAACGGTCCTGTCAACCGCGAGTCGCTCGACCGGATGGCTGCCGTCGTCGGGCCCGACCGCGACCTGGTGCTGGTCAACGCCTACGCGCCGCGCGACTGGATCCCCGGCGTGAACGCCGACCTGCAGGCCTTCGCCGACGCCCATCCGAACGTGGGCGTCGCGGACTGGTCGGGCGCCATCGCCCCGCACGTCGACCTGCTCGCCGGCGACCAGGTGCACCCCGGATCCGCGGGCGGCCGGATCTTCGCCGACACCGTCGCCGCGGCCGTCGACGATCTCGCCGAGGACCGCCGGGACCGCCGGGCCCAGCTCCTCCGCGACATCCACGCCTACTTCCACGTCGACCTCGACTGA